One Coregonus clupeaformis isolate EN_2021a unplaced genomic scaffold, ASM2061545v1 scaf0038, whole genome shotgun sequence genomic region harbors:
- the LOC121577155 gene encoding G-protein coupled receptor 4-like — protein sequence MSPFGMSMDEVMHQCHILGDSTVWLSIKIFILLTGLPASVGLLWLLMSSKKALSASEVLVLNLSILDILYCLCLPLDIYTAMHHDVSKQMLSAARALSAFNIFGCPLLLACMCVEHYLVAARPVAYMQLGKWKYHTGVCALAWLLTLVVMLFAYFQGVFSIALYLSFTISVLFLIMLLCLVGIVWVLCQSGTGEGSGSDSGDSMNLKRRALKNILVVLVPSVVAYTPLVALVPFMSAWHPEKEDQEANRIHCRILQLLLAFPNFGLYIGPLFYMSRFRQLLPCCRKGDNKVLADSKTQAE from the coding sequence ATGTCACCATTTGGCATGAGCATGGACGAGGTGATGCACCAGTGTCACATACTTGGCGATTCCACTGTCTGGTTGAGCATCAAGATCTTCATTCTGCTGACGGGTCTCCCAGCCAGCGTGGGCCTGCTGTGGCTGTTAATGAGCAGCAAGAAGGCCCTATCAGCCTCCGAGGTCCTGGTCCTCAACCTGTCCATCCTGGACATCCTATACTGCCTCTGCCTGCCCCTGGACATCTACACTGCCATGCACCACGACGTGTCCAAACAGATGCTCTCGGCGGCCAGAGCCCTCTCAGCCTTCAACATCTTTGGCTGTCCTCTCCTTCTGGCCTGCATGTGTGTGGAGCACTATCTAGTGGCAGCGCGGCCCGTGGCCTACATGCAACTGGGGAAGTGGAAGTACCACACTGGGGTGTGTGCCCTGGCCTGGCTCCTCACCCTGGTGGTGATGCTGTTTGCCTACTTCCAGGGAGTGTTCTCCATAGCTCTGTACTTGTCCTTCACCATTTCAGTCCTGTTCCTGATCATGCTGCTGTGTCTGGTGGGCATCGTGTGGGTGTTGTGCCAGAGCGGGACTGGGGAGGGCTCTGGGTCGGATTCGGGAGACAGCATGAACCTAAAGAGGAGAGCTCTGAAGAACATCTTGGTCGTCCTGGTGCCCTCGGTGGTGGCCTACACTCCTCTTGTGGCCCTGGTGCCCTTCATGTCCGCGTGGCACCCGGAGAAAGAGGACCAGGAGGCTAACCGCATACACTGCCGCATCCTCCAGTTGCTCCTGGCCTTCCCCAACTTCGGCCTGTACATCGGACCCCTGTTCTACATGTCCCGCTTCAGACAGCTGCTCCCCTGCTGCAGGAAGGGGGATAATAAAGTGTTAGCAGACTCCAAGACACAGGCAGAATAG